The following coding sequences lie in one Microbacterium sp. XT11 genomic window:
- a CDS encoding DUF488 domain-containing protein produces the protein MELRRKRAYDTPSADDGFRVLVDRLWPRGVSKEHARIDLWAKDTAPSPELRREWHAAPESEWSTFAERYRAQLTHESADALHELADQLRTHPVVTLVYAAHDPEHNHATVLDEELRKLL, from the coding sequence ATGGAACTGCGTCGAAAGCGAGCCTACGACACGCCCTCGGCGGATGACGGCTTCCGCGTGCTGGTCGATCGGCTCTGGCCCCGCGGAGTCTCGAAGGAGCACGCTCGCATCGATCTCTGGGCCAAGGACACGGCACCGTCACCTGAATTGCGCCGGGAGTGGCACGCGGCCCCCGAGAGCGAATGGAGCACCTTCGCCGAGCGCTACCGCGCGCAGCTGACGCATGAGTCGGCGGATGCTCTGCACGAGCTCGCCGACCAGCTCCGCACGCACCCGGTGGTGACCCTCGTGTATGCCGCGCACGACCCCGAGCACAACCACGCCACGGTCCTCGACGAGGAGCTGCGCAAGCTCCTCTGA
- a CDS encoding SDR family oxidoreductase → MSLAGKTILMSGGSRGIGLAIALRAARDGANIAMLAKTDTPHPKLEGTIHTAAEQIRAAGGQALPIVGDVRDDDDITSAVLKTQGEFGGIDIVINNASVIDLSRSLDLSAKKYDLMQDVNVRGTFMLSRAAVPILKEAENPHILSLSPPLNPTPKWLGAHTGYTLAKFGMTMVTLGLAAEFADAGIAANTLWPRTTIATAAVQNLLGGDRVMAASRTADIYADAAYSVLTKPARSYTGQSLIVEDVLEADGVTDFSRYAAVPGTPDDRLFPDIFLD, encoded by the coding sequence ATGTCACTGGCAGGAAAGACGATCCTCATGTCGGGCGGCAGCCGCGGCATCGGGCTCGCGATCGCACTTCGGGCGGCACGCGACGGGGCGAACATCGCCATGCTGGCGAAGACCGACACACCGCACCCGAAGCTCGAGGGCACGATCCACACCGCGGCGGAGCAGATCCGGGCCGCAGGCGGGCAGGCCCTGCCGATCGTCGGAGACGTGCGCGACGACGATGACATCACGAGTGCCGTGCTGAAGACCCAGGGCGAGTTCGGCGGCATCGACATCGTCATCAACAACGCCAGCGTCATCGATCTGTCGCGGTCGCTAGACCTCTCGGCGAAGAAGTACGACCTCATGCAGGACGTGAACGTCCGCGGGACCTTCATGCTGTCGCGCGCGGCAGTGCCGATCCTGAAGGAGGCCGAGAACCCGCACATCCTCTCCCTCTCGCCGCCCCTCAACCCCACTCCCAAGTGGCTCGGCGCGCACACCGGCTACACGCTCGCGAAGTTCGGCATGACCATGGTCACGCTCGGCCTGGCGGCGGAGTTCGCGGATGCCGGCATCGCCGCCAACACGCTCTGGCCACGCACCACCATCGCGACGGCGGCGGTGCAGAACCTGCTCGGCGGCGACCGAGTCATGGCAGCCAGTCGTACGGCGGATATCTACGCGGATGCCGCGTACTCCGTGCTCACGAAGCCGGCACGGTCGTACACGGGGCAGTCGCTCATCGTGGAGGACGTGCTCGAGGCCGACGGCGTCACCGACTTCTCGCGGTATGCGGCGGTTCCGGGTACCCCCGACGACCGGTTGTTCCCGGACATCTTC
- a CDS encoding ABC transporter ATP-binding protein — protein MSDHVHPAALEARGWGWRYATRRRWAVREVDLRIEPGERVLLLGASGSGKSTLLQGFGGVLGGADEGESHGALLVDGAPAAGVRGRVGMVLQDPDTQTMLARVGDDIAFGCENLGVPRAEIWTRVAQAMAAVELDVALDRSTSALSGGQKQRLALAGVLAMRPGAILLDEPTANLDPAGVLDVRDAVAAALDATGATLVVIEHRIDVWLPLVDRVIVLGAEPEGTVVLADGTPDEVLGARGADLAASGVWVPGHPPSAPPPPAHAPGEALIETHDLVVSRRRGIPVAGPFTLDVRAGEAIGITGPNGAGKSTLGLTVAGLLPAESGRVAATPALRAGETADPYRWKSRSLLTRTATVLQTPEHQLLATTVRGELAVGPRALALPDSEIAARTDELLHRLRLTELAEANPYTLSGGEKRRLTVAAALATRPRVLVLDEPTFGQDATTWAELVALIARLRDDGAAIVAITHDDAVLQALHARTIEVGS, from the coding sequence GTGAGCGACCATGTCCACCCGGCCGCGCTGGAGGCGCGCGGCTGGGGATGGCGCTACGCCACACGACGGCGATGGGCCGTGCGCGAGGTCGACCTGCGCATCGAGCCGGGCGAGCGCGTGCTGCTGCTCGGCGCATCCGGCTCCGGAAAGTCGACGCTGCTGCAGGGGTTCGGCGGCGTGCTCGGCGGCGCGGACGAGGGCGAGTCGCACGGCGCTCTGCTCGTCGACGGCGCCCCCGCCGCCGGCGTCCGCGGCCGCGTCGGCATGGTGCTGCAAGACCCCGACACCCAGACGATGCTCGCCCGCGTCGGTGACGACATCGCGTTCGGATGCGAGAACCTCGGCGTCCCGCGTGCGGAGATCTGGACCAGGGTCGCGCAGGCCATGGCGGCGGTCGAGCTCGACGTCGCACTGGACCGCTCGACATCGGCCCTCTCGGGCGGGCAGAAGCAGCGGCTCGCGCTCGCCGGGGTGCTCGCGATGCGCCCCGGGGCGATCCTGCTCGACGAGCCCACCGCCAACCTCGACCCCGCAGGCGTGCTCGACGTGCGCGACGCCGTGGCCGCGGCGCTCGATGCCACCGGCGCGACCCTTGTCGTCATCGAGCACCGCATCGACGTGTGGCTTCCCCTCGTCGACCGCGTGATCGTGCTCGGCGCCGAACCGGAGGGCACCGTGGTGCTCGCCGACGGAACGCCCGACGAGGTGCTGGGAGCTCGCGGCGCAGACCTCGCGGCATCCGGCGTGTGGGTGCCGGGGCATCCGCCGTCCGCCCCGCCGCCGCCCGCACACGCACCCGGGGAGGCGTTGATCGAGACTCACGACCTCGTCGTGTCGCGGAGGCGCGGCATCCCGGTCGCCGGTCCCTTCACCCTCGACGTGCGTGCGGGGGAGGCGATCGGCATCACCGGACCGAACGGGGCGGGCAAGTCCACCCTCGGCCTCACGGTCGCGGGGTTGTTGCCGGCCGAGTCCGGCCGGGTCGCCGCCACGCCGGCGCTGCGCGCGGGGGAAACAGCCGACCCCTATCGGTGGAAGTCCCGCTCCCTGCTCACCCGCACCGCCACCGTGCTGCAGACCCCCGAGCACCAGCTGCTCGCCACGACCGTGCGCGGCGAACTCGCCGTCGGGCCTCGCGCCCTCGCGCTCCCCGACAGCGAGATCGCGGCGCGCACCGACGAGCTGCTGCATCGCCTGCGGCTGACCGAGCTCGCGGAAGCGAACCCGTACACGCTCTCCGGCGGCGAGAAGAGGCGCCTCACCGTCGCGGCCGCCCTCGCGACGCGCCCTCGCGTGCTCGTGCTCGACGAGCCCACCTTCGGGCAGGATGCGACGACCTGGGCCGAGCTGGTCGCCCTCATCGCCCGGTTGCGTGACGACGGGGCGGCCATCGTCGCGATCACACACGACGACGCCGTGCTGCAGGCGCTCCACGCCCGCACGATCGAGGTGGGGTCATGA
- a CDS encoding ECF transporter S component → MSASTDHTVTNAASASSSTAAPRVLRWRVVDIVVASVVAVACAVVFLLWNVGYEGPGVFLKSLLPGVQGLLAGPWLIAGVLGGLIIRKPGAALYTELVAATISALIGNAWGPLTIVSGLAQGLGAEMIFLVFLYGVWRLPVAMLAGAGAGLACGINDRVLWYPGVDTLFTTVYIASTTVSGAIIAGLGAWLITRGLAATGALSRFAAGREVTARV, encoded by the coding sequence ATGAGTGCATCCACTGACCACACCGTGACGAATGCGGCATCCGCATCGTCCTCCACCGCCGCACCCCGCGTGCTGCGCTGGCGCGTCGTCGACATCGTCGTCGCCAGCGTCGTCGCTGTCGCGTGCGCCGTCGTCTTCCTGCTGTGGAACGTCGGCTACGAAGGTCCCGGCGTGTTCCTCAAGTCCCTGCTCCCCGGAGTCCAGGGGCTGCTCGCCGGTCCATGGCTCATCGCCGGAGTGCTCGGCGGTCTCATCATCCGCAAGCCGGGGGCGGCCCTGTACACCGAGCTCGTCGCCGCGACGATCTCCGCACTCATCGGCAACGCGTGGGGCCCGCTCACCATCGTGTCCGGACTCGCGCAGGGCCTCGGCGCCGAAATGATCTTCTTGGTCTTCCTCTACGGCGTCTGGCGTCTGCCCGTCGCCATGCTCGCCGGGGCCGGTGCGGGCCTCGCGTGCGGCATCAACGACCGCGTGCTCTGGTACCCCGGCGTCGACACGCTCTTCACCACCGTGTACATCGCGTCGACCACCGTGTCCGGTGCGATCATCGCCGGACTCGGCGCCTGGCTGATCACGCGCGGGCTCGCCGCGACAGGCGCGCTGAGCCGATTCGCGGCCGGCCGCGAGGTCACCGCACGCGTGTGA
- a CDS encoding ABC transporter ATP-binding protein: MLGKILVRYLSRYRWLLLGVLVFQFASALATLYLPRLNADIIDKGVAQADTGYIWRTGLFMLTVSLGQIVASIIATYFAARAAMSAGRDIRSDVFAKVSGFSEREVSQFGAGSLITRNTNDVQQVQMLAMMGATMFVTAPLLAIGGIIMAVQTNVGLSWLIAVSVPVLLIVAGIIIGRMVPLFRKYQSKLDAVNRVMREQLTGVRVVRAFVRERIEEERFREANTDIMVVGRNVGSLFVLLFPLFMLILNVTVVGVIWFGGIEVNTGAVEVGTLFAFMQYIGQIMMGVIMSSFMAMMIPRAAVSAERVGEVLDATSSMERPANGVTEFPEPGAVAFDDVEFTYPGAESPVLSGISFAARPGETVAIVGSTGAGKTTLVSLIPRLFDVSGGAVYVGGTDVREADVEALWKGIGLVPQRPFLFTGTVASNLRYGREDATDDELWRALEIAQGRDFVEEMPDKLESRIAQGGTNVSGGQRQRLAIARAIVHQPQILVFDDSFSALDLTTDARLRQALWRELPHVTKIVVAQRVSTITDADRIVVLEGGTMVGVGTHEELLETSETYREIVESQLGVDA; the protein is encoded by the coding sequence GTGCTGGGAAAGATCCTCGTCCGCTACCTGTCCAGATATCGGTGGCTGCTGCTCGGAGTGCTGGTGTTCCAATTCGCCAGCGCCCTCGCCACCCTCTACCTTCCCCGCCTGAACGCCGACATCATCGACAAGGGCGTGGCCCAGGCCGATACCGGCTACATCTGGCGCACCGGCCTGTTCATGCTCACGGTGTCGCTCGGTCAGATCGTCGCGTCGATCATCGCGACGTACTTCGCCGCGCGTGCAGCCATGAGCGCGGGCCGTGACATCCGATCCGACGTGTTCGCGAAGGTGAGCGGATTCTCCGAGCGCGAGGTCTCGCAGTTCGGCGCCGGGTCGCTCATCACCCGCAACACGAACGACGTGCAGCAGGTGCAGATGCTCGCCATGATGGGCGCGACGATGTTCGTGACGGCGCCCCTGCTCGCCATCGGCGGCATCATCATGGCCGTGCAGACGAACGTCGGCCTGAGCTGGCTCATCGCCGTCTCTGTGCCCGTGCTGCTCATCGTCGCCGGCATCATCATCGGCCGCATGGTCCCGCTGTTCCGCAAGTACCAGAGCAAGCTCGACGCCGTGAACCGCGTCATGCGCGAACAGCTCACCGGCGTCCGCGTGGTGCGCGCCTTCGTGCGCGAACGCATCGAGGAGGAGCGGTTCCGCGAGGCCAACACCGACATCATGGTGGTCGGCCGCAACGTCGGGTCGCTGTTCGTGCTGCTGTTCCCGCTGTTCATGCTGATCCTCAACGTCACCGTGGTCGGCGTGATCTGGTTCGGCGGCATCGAGGTCAACACCGGGGCGGTCGAGGTCGGCACGCTGTTCGCCTTCATGCAGTACATCGGCCAGATCATGATGGGCGTCATCATGTCGAGCTTCATGGCGATGATGATCCCGCGCGCTGCGGTGTCGGCCGAGCGCGTCGGCGAGGTGCTCGACGCGACGTCGAGCATGGAGCGCCCCGCCAACGGCGTCACCGAGTTCCCGGAGCCGGGAGCCGTCGCCTTCGACGACGTCGAGTTCACCTACCCCGGCGCCGAGTCGCCTGTGCTCTCGGGCATCAGCTTCGCGGCCCGCCCCGGTGAGACCGTCGCCATCGTCGGATCGACCGGCGCGGGCAAGACCACGCTGGTCTCGCTCATTCCACGACTGTTCGACGTGTCGGGCGGAGCGGTGTACGTCGGCGGCACCGACGTGCGCGAGGCCGATGTCGAAGCGCTGTGGAAGGGCATCGGACTCGTGCCGCAGCGACCGTTCCTCTTCACCGGCACCGTCGCGTCCAACCTCCGCTACGGCCGGGAAGACGCAACGGACGACGAGCTCTGGCGCGCGCTGGAGATCGCTCAGGGCCGTGACTTCGTCGAGGAGATGCCCGACAAGCTCGAGTCGCGGATCGCGCAGGGCGGCACGAACGTCTCCGGCGGCCAGCGTCAGCGTCTGGCCATCGCGCGGGCCATCGTGCACCAGCCGCAGATCCTCGTGTTCGACGACTCGTTCTCCGCGCTCGACCTCACCACCGACGCACGCCTGCGACAGGCGCTGTGGCGGGAGCTTCCGCACGTCACCAAGATCGTCGTGGCACAGCGCGTGTCCACGATCACGGATGCCGATCGCATCGTCGTCCTTGAAGGAGGAACCATGGTCGGAGTGGGCACCCACGAGGAGCTGCTCGAGACCAGCGAGACCTATCGCGAGATCGTCGAGTCGCAGCTGGGGGTGGACGCATGA
- a CDS encoding SDR family NAD(P)-dependent oxidoreductase, translating to MQITGQGALITGGASGLGLATARRLAAAGAQVTIVDLASSKGAELAEELGGRFAAADVTSVDDVQAAVSAAQAAAPLRVVVNCAGIAPPAKVLDRDGNPAVLADFERIIRINLVGTFNVLSQASAVIAKNDPTESGDRGVIINTASVAAFDGQIGQPAYSASKGGVHAMTLPVARELARHGIRVCTIAPGIMETPMLMGLPQAAQDSLGQQVPYPSRLGKPEEYAALALHIIENGYLNGETIRLDGAIRMAPR from the coding sequence ATGCAGATCACCGGGCAGGGTGCGCTCATCACCGGCGGAGCCTCGGGCCTCGGGCTCGCCACGGCCCGCCGCCTCGCCGCCGCCGGCGCTCAGGTCACGATCGTCGACCTCGCGTCGTCGAAGGGTGCAGAGCTCGCGGAGGAGCTCGGCGGCCGCTTCGCCGCCGCCGACGTCACGAGCGTCGATGACGTGCAGGCCGCTGTGTCGGCGGCACAGGCTGCGGCGCCTCTTCGCGTCGTCGTCAACTGCGCCGGCATCGCGCCGCCCGCGAAAGTGCTCGATCGCGACGGCAACCCCGCCGTGCTCGCCGACTTCGAGCGCATCATCCGGATCAACCTCGTCGGCACGTTCAACGTGTTGTCGCAGGCATCCGCGGTGATCGCGAAGAACGATCCGACCGAGTCCGGCGACCGCGGTGTCATCATCAACACCGCGAGCGTCGCGGCGTTCGACGGACAGATCGGCCAGCCGGCGTACTCGGCATCGAAGGGTGGCGTGCACGCCATGACGCTTCCCGTCGCCCGCGAGCTCGCGCGCCACGGCATCCGCGTGTGCACGATCGCCCCCGGCATCATGGAGACGCCGATGCTCATGGGACTGCCGCAGGCCGCGCAGGACTCGCTCGGGCAGCAGGTGCCGTACCCGTCGCGGCTCGGCAAGCCCGAGGAGTACGCGGCCCTGGCACTGCACATCATCGAGAACGGCTACCTCAACGGCGAGACGATCCGCCTCGACGGCGCGATCCGGATGGCGCCGAGGTAA
- a CDS encoding energy-coupling factor transporter transmembrane component T family protein gives MIDPLTARIERSGPIAPRSALAKLAAALLIALPLVLTIDVVSASVALLLEIPLLVLAGLGPREFWTRTAVLWIAAPLSAVTIALYGAQSGEVHVEWLFLRVSDGSLSLAAATAVRVLAIGLPSVVLFVTVDPTDLADDLGQRLRLPARFVIGALAGMRMLGLLADDWRALALARRARGVADQGRVRRALGMAFALFVLAIRRGSSLATAMEARGFGGSTARTWARPSRWTRKDTALVLLAALIPVVSITAAIVTGAWHFTLGGGS, from the coding sequence ATGATCGATCCGCTCACGGCGCGCATCGAGCGCAGCGGTCCGATCGCCCCGCGGTCGGCGCTCGCGAAACTCGCCGCGGCACTGCTCATCGCCCTCCCGCTCGTGCTGACGATCGACGTGGTGTCGGCATCCGTCGCGCTGCTCCTCGAGATCCCGCTGCTCGTGCTCGCCGGGCTCGGTCCGCGAGAATTCTGGACACGCACCGCCGTGCTGTGGATCGCCGCGCCGCTGAGCGCCGTCACCATCGCCCTCTACGGCGCACAGAGCGGAGAGGTGCATGTCGAGTGGCTGTTCCTGCGGGTGAGCGACGGATCGCTGTCGCTCGCGGCCGCCACGGCCGTGCGCGTGCTCGCGATCGGCCTGCCGTCGGTGGTGCTGTTCGTGACCGTCGACCCCACCGATCTCGCCGACGATCTCGGACAGCGCCTCAGGCTGCCCGCGCGATTCGTGATCGGCGCCCTCGCAGGGATGCGGATGCTGGGGCTGCTGGCAGACGACTGGCGCGCCCTCGCCCTCGCCCGTCGCGCACGCGGCGTCGCCGACCAGGGGCGCGTGCGGCGCGCGCTCGGCATGGCCTTCGCCCTCTTCGTGCTCGCCATCCGCCGAGGCTCGTCGCTGGCGACGGCGATGGAGGCCCGCGGGTTCGGCGGCTCGACGGCGCGCACCTGGGCGCGGCCGTCGCGGTGGACGCGCAAGGACACGGCCTTGGTGCTCCTCGCCGCGCTCATCCCGGTCGTGTCGATCACGGCGGCGATCGTCACCGGGGCATGGCACTTCACCCTCGGTGGCGGGAGCTAG
- a CDS encoding D-alanyl-D-alanine carboxypeptidase family protein, whose amino-acid sequence MTAPDSADATTPVPDAPARPADDAGAVADAAALPAVGGARPHSDQGSGLSPAPSAAPSSAPSAELCSGLSPAPSAEPTALDELGLDVPASEAPRALWAPAGAGATALTWVDPAVVADSPAVTGFDAVERETQRASLLADAHLRSAITRPAALVPLGVLMGLLATYAGTTLLWPLHEVAPTVTVADVAVAQTPAAAITWPQQGSAAVGVGGIGTVASTDDRAVIASVTKVVSTLMVLDRMPLAPGEQGPEFSFTRADSQAYWSYRRADQSALDVPVGGTLTELQMLQGTLLGSANNYIDRLAKEIWGSNQAFAAAAETWLSERDLDGITVVTPSGFDEGNVATPSALVRLAELAMQNPVFAGIVGMESVELPGAGRVVNTNGMLADPGVVGVKTGTLGESWNLLTAKDVEVDGTSVRLYAAVLGQEDDDMRLEATRSLFSQAEAELQGQGPVVDEGTVVGTVETLWGASADIVTDADTDVVRWNAATVTTEADIDLGDHREAGDRVGTLTATGPLNSVTTPLTLAQQVDGPSAWWRLTHPLELLGLSDDTHR is encoded by the coding sequence GTGACCGCTCCCGATTCCGCCGACGCCACCACACCGGTGCCGGATGCCCCGGCGCGCCCCGCGGACGACGCAGGAGCGGTTGCGGATGCCGCGGCACTCCCAGCCGTCGGCGGTGCCCGCCCGCACTCCGATCAGGGCTCCGGGCTGTCCCCTGCTCCATCAGCCGCGCCGTCCTCTGCTCCGTCAGCCGAGCTGTGCTCCGGGCTGTCCCCTGCTCCGTCAGCCGAGCCGACCGCGCTGGATGAGCTCGGCCTCGACGTTCCCGCATCCGAGGCGCCGCGCGCGCTGTGGGCGCCCGCGGGAGCCGGCGCGACGGCTCTCACCTGGGTCGACCCGGCCGTGGTCGCCGACTCGCCCGCCGTCACGGGATTCGACGCGGTCGAGCGCGAGACTCAGCGTGCATCGCTGCTGGCCGATGCGCACCTGCGCTCCGCGATCACCCGCCCGGCCGCCCTGGTTCCTCTCGGTGTGCTCATGGGGCTGCTCGCCACGTATGCCGGAACGACTCTGCTCTGGCCTCTGCACGAGGTCGCACCGACCGTCACCGTGGCCGATGTCGCAGTCGCGCAGACCCCGGCCGCCGCCATCACCTGGCCGCAGCAGGGCAGCGCTGCGGTCGGCGTCGGCGGCATCGGCACGGTGGCGTCGACGGACGACCGTGCGGTGATCGCCAGTGTGACGAAGGTCGTGAGCACGCTCATGGTGCTGGATCGGATGCCGCTGGCTCCCGGCGAGCAGGGGCCCGAGTTCTCCTTCACGAGAGCCGACAGCCAGGCGTACTGGTCGTACCGTCGCGCGGATCAGTCGGCTCTCGACGTGCCGGTGGGCGGCACGCTCACCGAGCTGCAGATGCTGCAGGGCACGCTGCTGGGTTCGGCGAACAACTACATCGACCGGCTCGCCAAGGAGATCTGGGGCTCGAATCAGGCGTTCGCCGCCGCGGCCGAGACGTGGCTGAGCGAGCGCGACCTCGACGGCATCACGGTGGTGACGCCCTCAGGCTTCGACGAGGGGAATGTCGCGACGCCCTCGGCGCTCGTCAGGCTCGCGGAGCTCGCGATGCAGAACCCCGTGTTCGCCGGCATCGTCGGCATGGAGTCGGTGGAGCTTCCGGGCGCAGGTCGCGTGGTGAACACGAACGGCATGCTCGCCGACCCCGGCGTGGTCGGCGTGAAGACGGGGACTTTGGGCGAGAGCTGGAACCTGCTGACGGCGAAGGACGTCGAGGTCGACGGGACGAGCGTGCGCCTCTATGCCGCCGTGCTCGGCCAGGAGGACGACGACATGCGCCTCGAGGCGACGCGCTCTCTGTTCAGTCAGGCCGAGGCCGAGCTGCAGGGGCAAGGTCCGGTCGTCGACGAAGGCACCGTCGTCGGAACGGTCGAGACGCTGTGGGGCGCATCCGCGGACATCGTGACCGATGCCGACACGGACGTGGTGCGCTGGAACGCCGCCACCGTGACGACCGAGGCGGACATCGACCTCGGCGATCACCGGGAAGCGGGCGACCGCGTGGGCACTCTGACGGCGACCGGCCCGCTGAACTCGGTGACGACGCCGCTGACCCTGGCCCAGCAGGTCGACGGGCCGAGCGCGTGGTGGCGGCTCACGCACCCCCTGGAGCTGCTCGGCCTGTCCGACGACACCCACCGATAG
- a CDS encoding ABC transporter ATP-binding protein, whose product MSEQPPAGPAKGAKSRRERIAAARAAAASGAATTEERELTDAEKYEAELAEQARQNAGGWDSVAPGKADNFGKSFGRMIGLLKPSAVWFVLVSVLGAIGVVLTVAAPKVLAEATNIVYEGFIANQLGQKMGDFPGFPAGTPKSAVVEALRSAGQDDFANMVAAMRDFSVGDGVDFDALRGIILAVLAIYVAAALLSWIQGYVINVIMVRTMWRLREQVEAKINRLPLSYFDKVQRGELISRVTNDIDNITQTMQQSLSGALTSVLTVVGVLVLMFSISWQLALVALVALPLMGVIFGIIGPRSQKAFGIQWRKVGRLNARVEEAFSGHALVKVFGREQDALDRFKDENEELYQASFKAQFLAGIIMPAMTFVGSLTYVGIAVLGGLMVASGNLRLGDVQAFIQYSQQFTQPLSELGGMAAVVQSGTASAERVFELLDADEQDPDAEEAPALRRAQGPDQGGVIEFENVAFSYTPERPLITDLSFRVEPGQTVAIVGPTGAGKTTLVNLIMRFYELSGGRILLDGQDISKMTRDDLRSRTGMVLQDPWLFAGSIRENIRYGRSTATDDEVLAAAKATYVDRFVHALPEGYDTVLDEDASNVSAGERQLITIARAFVAQPSILILDEATSAVDTRTELLLQHAMAALREGRTSFVIAHRLSTIRDADLILVMEHGDIVEKGTHDELIAAQGAYWRLYQSQFEQAATDIDAEEALTGSTPVVVTGEAEAVAADARVGAAVGAETPVAEAAAAQAVVERPDTAERSD is encoded by the coding sequence ATGAGCGAGCAGCCTCCCGCGGGCCCCGCGAAGGGGGCGAAGAGCCGTCGCGAGCGCATCGCGGCCGCACGGGCCGCCGCGGCCTCCGGTGCCGCGACGACGGAGGAGCGCGAGCTCACCGACGCCGAGAAGTACGAGGCCGAGCTCGCCGAGCAGGCGCGGCAGAACGCGGGCGGCTGGGACAGCGTCGCTCCGGGCAAGGCCGACAACTTCGGCAAGAGCTTCGGGCGGATGATCGGGTTGCTCAAGCCGTCGGCAGTGTGGTTCGTGCTGGTCTCGGTGCTCGGCGCCATCGGCGTCGTGCTCACGGTCGCCGCGCCCAAGGTGCTCGCAGAAGCGACCAACATCGTCTACGAGGGGTTCATCGCGAACCAGCTCGGACAGAAGATGGGCGATTTCCCCGGGTTCCCTGCGGGCACGCCGAAGAGCGCGGTGGTCGAGGCGCTCCGGTCGGCCGGTCAGGACGACTTCGCCAACATGGTGGCCGCCATGAGGGACTTCTCCGTCGGTGACGGCGTCGACTTCGACGCGCTGCGGGGCATCATCCTCGCCGTGCTCGCGATCTACGTCGCCGCCGCCCTGCTGAGCTGGATCCAGGGCTACGTCATCAACGTCATCATGGTGCGCACCATGTGGCGCCTGCGCGAGCAGGTGGAGGCGAAGATCAACCGCCTGCCGCTGTCGTACTTCGACAAGGTGCAGCGCGGTGAGCTCATCTCTCGCGTCACCAACGACATCGACAACATCACGCAGACGATGCAGCAGTCGCTCTCGGGCGCGCTGACGTCGGTGCTGACCGTCGTCGGCGTGCTCGTGCTGATGTTCTCGATCTCGTGGCAGCTGGCACTCGTCGCCCTCGTGGCGCTGCCGCTCATGGGCGTGATCTTCGGCATCATCGGTCCCCGATCGCAGAAGGCGTTCGGCATCCAGTGGCGCAAGGTCGGCCGCCTCAACGCGCGCGTCGAGGAGGCGTTCTCGGGCCACGCGCTGGTCAAGGTGTTCGGCCGCGAGCAGGACGCCCTCGACCGGTTCAAGGACGAGAACGAGGAGCTGTACCAGGCGAGCTTCAAGGCGCAGTTCCTCGCCGGCATCATCATGCCGGCGATGACCTTCGTCGGAAGCCTCACCTACGTCGGGATCGCCGTGCTCGGAGGCCTCATGGTCGCGAGCGGCAACCTGCGGCTCGGCGACGTGCAGGCCTTCATCCAGTATTCGCAGCAGTTCACGCAGCCGCTCAGCGAGCTGGGCGGCATGGCCGCGGTCGTCCAGTCGGGCACGGCATCCGCCGAGCGGGTGTTCGAACTCCTCGACGCCGACGAGCAGGATCCGGATGCCGAGGAGGCGCCGGCCCTTCGCCGGGCTCAGGGACCGGATCAGGGAGGCGTGATCGAATTCGAGAACGTCGCCTTCTCGTACACGCCGGAGCGCCCGCTCATCACCGACCTGTCGTTCCGGGTGGAGCCCGGTCAGACGGTCGCGATCGTGGGGCCGACGGGTGCGGGCAAGACCACGCTGGTCAACCTCATCATGCGCTTCTACGAGCTCAGCGGCGGACGCATCCTGCTCGACGGTCAGGACATCTCGAAGATGACGCGCGACGACCTGCGGTCGCGCACCGGAATGGTGCTGCAAGACCCGTGGCTGTTCGCCGGGAGCATCCGCGAGAACATCCGTTACGGCCGCTCCACGGCGACCGATGACGAGGTTCTCGCCGCGGCCAAGGCGACATACGTCGACCGGTTCGTGCACGCGCTCCCCGAGGGCTACGACACGGTGCTCGACGAGGACGCCTCGAACGTGTCGGCGGGTGAGCGCCAGCTCATCACCATCGCGCGTGCGTTCGTCGCTCAGCCGTCGATCCTCATCCTCGATGAGGCGACGTCGGCGGTCGACACGCGCACCGAGCTGCTGCTGCAGCACGCGATGGCGGCGCTGCGCGAAGGTCGCACCTCGTTCGTCATCGCCCACCGTCTGTCGACCATCCGCGACGCCGACCTCATCCTCGTGATGGAGCACGGTGACATCGTCGAGAAGGGCACGCACGACGAGCTCATCGCGGCGCAGGGGGCCTATTGGCGCCTCTACCAGTCGCAGTTCGAGCAGGCAGCGACCGACATCGACGCCGAGGAGGCCCTCACCGGCAGCACACCTGTCGTGGTCACCGGCGAGGCGGAAGCCGTCGCGGCCGATGCCCGCGTCGGCGCAGCGGTCGGGGCGGAGACGCCTGTCGCCGAGGCCGCTGCGGCGCAGGCCGTCGTCGAACGTCCGGACACGGCAGAGCGGTCCGACTGA